Genomic window (Candidatus Methylomirabilota bacterium):
AGGCCCAGCGGCGCGCCGACCAGTGCGGCGATCGCGCCGCGCGCGGCCTCGACGTCCAGGCGCAGGCTGCCGCCCGCGAAATACTCCGGGTTCAGGTAGCCGAGCGCGAGGTTGGCGTCGGTGACGGTGGGCTCGGTGCCGCCGCGGCCGTAGCAGACGGGGCCCGGCGTCGAGGACGCGCTCTCGGGCCCGACGGCGATGACGCCCAGGCGCGCGCGCGCGATCGACCCGCCGCCGGCCCCGATCTCGACGAGGTCGATGGCCTGGATGTTCATCGGCAATCCACTCCCCGGCGCGTTGTTGACGCGATGGAGCTCGAAGGCCGTCGTCGTGTACGGCCGGCCGCCCTCGATCAAGGCGAGCTTGGCGGTGGTGCCGCCCATGTCGAAGGCGATGAGATCGCGGTGGCCCGTCAGCTCGCCGTACGCCGCCGCCATGAGGGCGCCCGCCGCGGGCCCCGACTCGATCATACGGACGGGATAGCGCTCCATCGCGTCCGCGGTGGCCACGCCGCCGGACGACTGCATGACGAAGAGCCGGCCACGGTAGCCGCGCTGGCCGAGGGCCGTCCCGAGCCCGCGCAGGTAGTCGCGCACCGCCGTCATCACGTAGGCGTTCACCACGGTGGTGGAGGTGCGCTCGTACTCGCGGAAGGTCGGCGAGACCTCGTGCGACATCGTCACGGTCACCTGCGGCGCCTCCTCCCCGACGATCTCGGCCAGGCGCCTCTCGTGGAGGGGGTTCAGGTACGCGTGCAGGAGGCAGATCGCGAGCGTCGTCACGCCGCGCGCGACGAGCTCGCGGACGGCCCGACGGGCGTCCGCCTCGTCGAGCGGGCGCTCCACGGAGCCGTCCGCGAGGATGCGCTCGCTCACCTCGCCGATGCACCGGCGGGGGATCAGCGGCGCGGGTTTCTCGATCTGGAGGTCGTAGACCTGATAGCGCTTCTCGCGCCCGATCAGCAGCACGTCGCGGAACCCGCGCGTGGTGAGCAAGCCGACGCCGCGCGCCTTGCGCTCGATGACGACGTTGCTGCCGAGCGTGGTGCCGTGCACGGCCTGCGCGACGTCGGCCCACGCCACGCCCGCGCCGGCGAGCAGCGCGTCGAGGCCGGCCAGGCACGCGTCGGAGGGATCGGGATACGTGGTGAGGCGCTTGGCGGCCGTCAGCTCCCCGGCGGGCGACTGGAGCACGAAGTCCGTGAACGTGCCGCCCACGTCGAACCCGACCCGGTACGACACGAGGTCAGCTCCGGCGCTCCGCGCGCGCGAGCACGACGCGGTAGGGATAGCGCCGGCCCGTCTGGTACGACACCGCGTGCTCGACCGGCTCGCCGGTCGTCGCGTAGTACGTGCGCTCGAACATGAGCAGCGGCGAGCGCGGCCGCACCTGGAGAAGCTCGGCCACCTGCCGCGGCGCCAGCACCGCGTCGGCCACCTGCTCCAGCGTCTTCACGCGCACGTCGGACTGGCGCTCGATGGCGGCGATGAGCGAGGTCTTGGAGAGGTCCTCGTCGGACAGCGCCAGCGCGATCGGCGTGGGCAGCCACACCGTGACGTGCTGGAACGGGCCGCCCTCGGCGTGGCGGACGCCGACGATGCGCGTGCCCTTGGAGCCGGGGGGCAGGCGCAGCGCCTGGGCGACGTTGGCGGGCACGGGCAGCGTCTCGTGGGAGATCAGCTTGAGCCACGTCTCGTCGCCGAGCGCGATCATGTCGTCGATGGAGCCGATCACGCGCAGCTTGCGGTCGCCGCCCGGGGTGGGCGTGCTGAAGGTGCCGCGGCCGGCGTGACGGTAGAGCAGTCCCTCCTGGACCAGGATGTCGAGCGCCTGGCGGATGGTGGGACGGCTGACCTTGTACTGGGCGCAGAGCTGGTGCTCGGAGGGGATCCGCTCCCCCTCGCCGCGCAGGTGGTGGCGCAGCGCCTCGGCGATCTGGAGGTAGCGCGGAATACCGGAGCGGTAGTTCACCGATTGGCCTCCGCGGTCAGGATGTCTAGACATTTATCACCCGGGAACCTGTCACGTCAAATAACGGCAGGAATAGAGCACCCCGACTTACCCGCGGCGAGGGACCTGGCTAGGGCCGATCCTCGTATCCCCCCATCGAGCTCCAGACCGAGGGGCGGCCGATGACCGGCCCCCACGCCCCTGTCGTCGACGTCCCCGCCTACGCAATCGACCTGCCGATCCTTCCAGACGCGCAGGCGGACGACGGCCTGCTCGACTGGATCGTCCTGGTCCGGCCGGTCTGACCCGGCTCAGCGGCCCTCGCCCGCGTAGGTGTAGAACCCGCGTCCGCTCTTCCGCCCCAGGTGGCCCGCCATCACCATCCGCTTGAGCAGGGGAGGCGGCGCGTAGCGGGGCTCGCGGAACTCCTCGAACATCACCTCGGCGACGTGCATCGCGGTGTCCAGGCCGACCAGATCGAGGAGCGTGAATGGGCCCATGGGATAGCCGCAGCCGAGCTTCATCGCCTGATCGATGTCCTCGAGGGAGCCGAGCCCGCTCTCGTAGAGCCGGACGGCATCGAGCAGGTAAGGCACCAGCAGCCGGTTGACGATGAACGCCGTCGAGTCCTTGGTCTGCACCGGGACCTTGCCGACCGCTCGGATCCACTCGGTCGCCGCCTGCACCGCGGCGTCCTCGGTGAGGATGGTACGCACGACCTCTACGAGCTTCATGAGGGGCACGGGGTTGAAGAAGTGCAGCCCCAGCACCCGTCCCGCGCGCCGGGTGGCGGCCGCCATGGCGGTGACGTTGCAAGAGGACGTATTGCTGGCGAGGATTGCGTGCGGCGGGCAAACCCGGTCGAGCCTGGCGAAGGTCTCGTTCTTGAGCTGCTGGTTCTCGGTGATCGCCTCCACGACGATGTCGCAGTCCTTGAGGTCCTCCAGGCGCGTGGTGCCGCTCAGTCGGCCGAGCGTGTCGTCCTTTCCCCCGGCGTCGAGCTTGCCCTTGGCTACCAGGCCCTCGAGGGTCGTGCGGAGGTTGCCCAGCCCGCGCTGCAGCAGCTCGTCGTTCGCCTCGACGACGGTGGTCCGGAAGCCCGCCTGAGCCGCGACCTGCGCGATGCCCGAACCCATGAGGCCGCATCCGAGAACGCCCACCTGCTTGATGGTCATCGGATCCTCCAGAGACGGCGCGAGGCCCGCGAGCCGGACGTCGCTCGGCGAGCCTCGCGAGATGCGTGATCGGGACGAGCGGAGGCTAATTCCTCGCGCGGCGGCCCGGCAGCGGTGGCGGCTCGTAGTGGGCGGTCCCCGGCGGACACGGGTTCCTCACGGTCACGCTGACGCTGCCGTACTTGACGCTGCCATCCGGCTGCACCACGCCGAGCGACGAGCGGGGTGGCGGTCCCTCGTCCTTGATCGACTGATCGTGAGCCGCCTCCCGCGGCTCGATGGGAGCCGAGAGGATGTTCAGCAGCATCGACGCGCTGACCGGCGTCTTTGCCTCATCGGCGACGGCGGGGCCGACCCCCACGCCGGCGACCATCAGTGCCCCGAGCGCCGCAACCACCTTACGCATGCCAGGCCTCCCCGGTGAGCCTTCCGACCGCCCGCTAAGCGTACACGATCAGCGAGTGCAGCGGGTAGTTCTTGAGCTTTTCCCGGCCGTGCAGGAACGCCAGCTCGATCAGAAACGCCACGCCGACGACGTGCCCGCCGAGCTGCTCGATCAGCCGCAGCGTGGCGGCCATCGTGCCCCCGGTCGCCAGCAGGTCGTCCACCGCGAGGACGCGCTGCCCGGCGCGGATGGCGTCCTCGTGCATCGCCAGCGCGTCGCGCCCGTACTCCAGCTCGTATTCGACCTCGATGGTCTTGGCCGGGAGTTTACCCAGCTTGCGGACCGGCACGAACCCGGACCGCAGCTGGTGGGCCAGCGCGCCGCCGAAGATGAACCCGCGCGATTCGACGGCGACGACCACCTCGACGCGCTCGTTCCGGTATCGCTCGGCGAGCTGATCGATGACGTAACGGAACGCGGGCGCGTCCTTGAGGAGGGTCGTGATGTCCCTGAAGAGGATGCCCTCGGTCGGAAAATCCTTGATGTCCCGGATCTTCGCCCGCAGGTCGGCGACGTTCATCGCCGGTATATTACGGACGTTTGCCGCGCTGCGCAAGACAGCCTCGCGCGTAACGCCGCGTCACCTAACAGTGACACTGACACAACGTCGAGCTGTCAGGGCGTCAACACCAGACCCCTGGCGCATTCGAGCTAACTTGCTGATTTCCTGGCCGCCTGCGCTTTGACCAGGCGTGGCACCCCCTTTGCTCCGATTTACGGCGCCGCCATGGAAGCGCGCACGACCGCCAACAAGCCGGCCCCTGTCAAGATGGTCCACTTCATCGCGGAATTGCTACAGGACCTCCCCATCAGGGGGCGAGTGGTTTCCGTGGAGGTGGAGGACACGGCCTATCTCGTGACCCTCGCCCTGGCCGGGCGCGGGCTCAGCGTCCATCAGCTCTCGGTCTGGGACGTGAGCCGGAGCATGCGCGGAGACCCCAACGCCTTGGCCACGATCCGCGCCGACCTCCTGCGTGGCGTGAGCCAATAGCGGCGGAACGGAGAGAGAACCATGCTGGGTCGGGAAGATGCTCAGCGCTTGCTCCTCCGGGTGTTGAGCGAGTTCGCTCCAGAATGGGAGCTCGTGGGGGAGGTGGCGGAGGTCACCATCCGCGATCCCGAACACTGGCTCTCGGGTATCGGGACCTTCGGGGTCACTCTGCGCCACCGGCGGGCGGGCGGGCTCAAGGTTTTGGGCAGACGAGCCGGTCTGGGCGGGGACGCGACCTACCACCGGGGCATCTCCTTTCTGGTCCTCGAGGCCTACGCGGATCGCAAC
Coding sequences:
- a CDS encoding hydantoinase/oxoprolinase family protein; amino-acid sequence: MSYRVGFDVGGTFTDFVLQSPAGELTAAKRLTTYPDPSDACLAGLDALLAGAGVAWADVAQAVHGTTLGSNVVIERKARGVGLLTTRGFRDVLLIGREKRYQVYDLQIEKPAPLIPRRCIGEVSERILADGSVERPLDEADARRAVRELVARGVTTLAICLLHAYLNPLHERRLAEIVGEEAPQVTVTMSHEVSPTFREYERTSTTVVNAYVMTAVRDYLRGLGTALGQRGYRGRLFVMQSSGGVATADAMERYPVRMIESGPAAGALMAAAYGELTGHRDLIAFDMGGTTAKLALIEGGRPYTTTAFELHRVNNAPGSGLPMNIQAIDLVEIGAGGGSIARARLGVIAVGPESASSTPGPVCYGRGGTEPTVTDANLALGYLNPEYFAGGSLRLDVEAARGAIAALVGAPLGLALEDAAWGIHAIVNTNMELATRVVSIERGRDPRDLTFVAFGGSGPVHGCRLAQALGLPRVILPAAAGVTAAIGLLAAEVKFDVARTWVRRLDALDPAALTAMYDDMAAQAGAVVRDAAVAGTVALVRSVDARYVGQGYELTVPVPAGPLDAAALAHLRAAFDEIYAARYGYANPSEPVETVTWKLAAVGGAPRVALAKAAPGARESGLKGRRRAWFPETRGWTDCPVYDRYALAPGARVDGPAIVEERESTSVLPPGTTASVDEYANLIVEIAA
- a CDS encoding GntR family transcriptional regulator; translated protein: MNYRSGIPRYLQIAEALRHHLRGEGERIPSEHQLCAQYKVSRPTIRQALDILVQEGLLYRHAGRGTFSTPTPGGDRKLRVIGSIDDMIALGDETWLKLISHETLPVPANVAQALRLPPGSKGTRIVGVRHAEGGPFQHVTVWLPTPIALALSDEDLSKTSLIAAIERQSDVRVKTLEQVADAVLAPRQVAELLQVRPRSPLLMFERTYYATTGEPVEHAVSYQTGRRYPYRVVLARAERRS
- a CDS encoding 3-hydroxybutyryl-CoA dehydrogenase, whose translation is MTIKQVGVLGCGLMGSGIAQVAAQAGFRTTVVEANDELLQRGLGNLRTTLEGLVAKGKLDAGGKDDTLGRLSGTTRLEDLKDCDIVVEAITENQQLKNETFARLDRVCPPHAILASNTSSCNVTAMAAATRRAGRVLGLHFFNPVPLMKLVEVVRTILTEDAAVQAATEWIRAVGKVPVQTKDSTAFIVNRLLVPYLLDAVRLYESGLGSLEDIDQAMKLGCGYPMGPFTLLDLVGLDTAMHVAEVMFEEFREPRYAPPPLLKRMVMAGHLGRKSGRGFYTYAGEGR
- a CDS encoding adenine phosphoribosyltransferase produces the protein MNVADLRAKIRDIKDFPTEGILFRDITTLLKDAPAFRYVIDQLAERYRNERVEVVVAVESRGFIFGGALAHQLRSGFVPVRKLGKLPAKTIEVEYELEYGRDALAMHEDAIRAGQRVLAVDDLLATGGTMAATLRLIEQLGGHVVGVAFLIELAFLHGREKLKNYPLHSLIVYA